Genomic segment of Candidatus Cloacimonadota bacterium:
ATAATTTAAACTTTTTCATTTTTTTAGCTATTCGACTCGTAAGGAACGACGAGTCGAAATAAGTAGATTCAAATTAAATCTCATCATTTCGTGTCGTCGTCCATCTTTATTACATTTTCGATTCGCTATTTGTTTCGAGTCGTCGTCCTTCGTCCTTACAATTCGAATATCTTATTAAAATTCTTATTCCACTGCTTCATCAAGCTCATCGATGATCGTGTCCGTAATATCCAAACTTGGTTTTGCATAAAGAATTCCACCTGCAGAAGCATCAAGGACGATTGTATAATTATTTTCTACGGAAACTTTCTCAATAACATTTTTAAGTTTCGTTAAAATTGGTTCGAGCAGTTCGGCATTTCTCTGCATTGCTTTTCCGCTTTCTCCATAAATTTCCTGAACCAGCGTTTCTCTCTGGGCTGATAATTCGTTAATCTTATCTTCTGCTTCTTGTTTGCCGGTTTCCGTTAAGATCATTTTTTTTGTTTCATATTCAGAATACAATCTTTCAATTTCAGTATCCAATTCAGCGATTTCATTTTTCCAGCTTTCTTGTTCTGTCTGAAAGACATTCTGAGCTTCCTGGGTATCCCTGCTTTCAGCCATAACTCTTTCCGTATCGATATAAGCAATCTTAATAGATTCAGCGATTAAAATCGAACTGACCAAAATTGCAATTGCTACAGTGATTATTGTCTTTTTCATTTCTATTCCTCCGAATTATTTAT
This window contains:
- a CDS encoding OmpH family outer membrane protein, whose amino-acid sequence is MKKTIITVAIAILVSSILIAESIKIAYIDTERVMAESRDTQEAQNVFQTEQESWKNEIAELDTEIERLYSEYETKKMILTETGKQEAEDKINELSAQRETLVQEIYGESGKAMQRNAELLEPILTKLKNVIEKVSVENNYTIVLDASAGGILYAKPSLDITDTIIDELDEAVE